One region of Armigeres subalbatus isolate Guangzhou_Male chromosome 3, GZ_Asu_2, whole genome shotgun sequence genomic DNA includes:
- the LOC134224914 gene encoding BTB/POZ domain-containing protein 6 isoform X1: protein MSNKTDTSADKMDEEAPDFSQRFNDMRHRNHLVDCSFRVDDKLYNGHKLILSAASPVFEAMFYGSLAEKQTVKISDIRPVVFERMLDFIYAGTVDFDRILHIEEILELYYCAQKYMIDSLHKQCVSYFGRSIKPNNVLKILDIAYRMNLEDIIFSCLCVLKHFLTSGMSLSNIILESNHHLSKSCVDLILEDNYEVKDNIICMIRAWCITECEQQRLEVNSDSLKTVLQDIELPEKLKDTIIDCSYTSIQPITNENTYHWTPIQRIHYKAVRPLIIGDSMSFEASITCNRFIVLKSLSVNSRLTPQLLPMDKHRDTYTENIAVEICSKFNGKVDSIYQEQHLVCDVPFNSSLDLKLENPIVLFPDIAYLIRLKWGPGSLGYEYPRNILSSYGKSKQFRVNFSENIYVETEGSILHGIVCDLYK from the exons ATGAGCAATAAA ACCGACACCAGTGCGGACAAGATGGACGAAGAAGCGCCGGATTTTAGTCAACGATTCAACGATATGCGTCACCGTAACCATCTGGTAGATTGTTCCTTTCGTGTAGACGACAAACTATACAACGGTCATAAGTTGATCCTGTCCGCTGCCAGTCCAGTGTTCGAAGCCATGTTTTACGGTTCCCTAGCGGAAAAGCAGACGGTTAAAATATCCGATATTCGGCCGGTCGTGTTTGAGCGAATGCTGGACTTCATCTACGCAGGGACGGTGGATTTTGACCGTATTCTTCATATTGAAGAAATTCTGGAGCTTTACTATTGCGCACAAAAATACATGATCGACAGTCTGCACAAGCAGTGCGTCAGCTATTTTGGTCGAAGCATAAAACCCAACaacgttttgaaaattctcgacATAGCTTATAGAATGAACCTGGAAGATATTATCTTTTCGTGTTTGTGTGTCCTGAAACACTTCCTGACTTCCGGTATGAGTCTCAGTAACATCATATTGGAAAGTAATCATCATCTATCGAAGAGCTGTGTGGATCTAATTCTCGAGGACAACTATGAGGTTAAGGATAACATCATCTGTATGATTCGCGCCTGGTGCATAACCGAATGTGAGCAGCAACGTCTCGAAGTCAATAGTGATAGTTTGAAAACCGTTTTGCAAGATATCGAGCTTCCGGAAAAGCTAAAAGACACAATCATAGATTGCAGTTATACGAGTATTCAGCCGATAACGAATGAAAACACGTATCATTGGACTCCTATTCAAAGGATCCACTATAAAGCCGTAAGGCCTTTGATAATTGGCGATTCAATGAGCTTCGAAGCAAGTATTACGTGTAACAGGTTCattgttttgaaatctttatCCGTCAACAGTAGACTGACTCCTCAGTTGCTTCCTATGGATAAACACCGTGATACTTACACGGAGAACATTGCGGTTGAGATCTGCTCAAAGTTCAACGGGAAGGTTGACTCAATCTACCAGGAGCAGCATCTAGTGTGTGATGTGCCATTTAACAGCAGCTTAGATCTGAAACTGGAGAACCCAATTGTGCTGTTTCCAGACATTGCTTATCTAATACGACTAAAGTGGGGACCGGGTAGTCTTGGTTACGAGTACCCCCGAAACATTTTATCTTCGTACGGTAAAAGCAAGCAGTTTAGAGTTAACTTCAGTGAGAATATCTACGTAGAAACAGAAggtagtattttacatggaATCGTTTGTGATTTGTATAAGTAA
- the LOC134224914 gene encoding kelch-like protein 28 isoform X2, translating into MDEEAPDFSQRFNDMRHRNHLVDCSFRVDDKLYNGHKLILSAASPVFEAMFYGSLAEKQTVKISDIRPVVFERMLDFIYAGTVDFDRILHIEEILELYYCAQKYMIDSLHKQCVSYFGRSIKPNNVLKILDIAYRMNLEDIIFSCLCVLKHFLTSGMSLSNIILESNHHLSKSCVDLILEDNYEVKDNIICMIRAWCITECEQQRLEVNSDSLKTVLQDIELPEKLKDTIIDCSYTSIQPITNENTYHWTPIQRIHYKAVRPLIIGDSMSFEASITCNRFIVLKSLSVNSRLTPQLLPMDKHRDTYTENIAVEICSKFNGKVDSIYQEQHLVCDVPFNSSLDLKLENPIVLFPDIAYLIRLKWGPGSLGYEYPRNILSSYGKSKQFRVNFSENIYVETEGSILHGIVCDLYK; encoded by the coding sequence ATGGACGAAGAAGCGCCGGATTTTAGTCAACGATTCAACGATATGCGTCACCGTAACCATCTGGTAGATTGTTCCTTTCGTGTAGACGACAAACTATACAACGGTCATAAGTTGATCCTGTCCGCTGCCAGTCCAGTGTTCGAAGCCATGTTTTACGGTTCCCTAGCGGAAAAGCAGACGGTTAAAATATCCGATATTCGGCCGGTCGTGTTTGAGCGAATGCTGGACTTCATCTACGCAGGGACGGTGGATTTTGACCGTATTCTTCATATTGAAGAAATTCTGGAGCTTTACTATTGCGCACAAAAATACATGATCGACAGTCTGCACAAGCAGTGCGTCAGCTATTTTGGTCGAAGCATAAAACCCAACaacgttttgaaaattctcgacATAGCTTATAGAATGAACCTGGAAGATATTATCTTTTCGTGTTTGTGTGTCCTGAAACACTTCCTGACTTCCGGTATGAGTCTCAGTAACATCATATTGGAAAGTAATCATCATCTATCGAAGAGCTGTGTGGATCTAATTCTCGAGGACAACTATGAGGTTAAGGATAACATCATCTGTATGATTCGCGCCTGGTGCATAACCGAATGTGAGCAGCAACGTCTCGAAGTCAATAGTGATAGTTTGAAAACCGTTTTGCAAGATATCGAGCTTCCGGAAAAGCTAAAAGACACAATCATAGATTGCAGTTATACGAGTATTCAGCCGATAACGAATGAAAACACGTATCATTGGACTCCTATTCAAAGGATCCACTATAAAGCCGTAAGGCCTTTGATAATTGGCGATTCAATGAGCTTCGAAGCAAGTATTACGTGTAACAGGTTCattgttttgaaatctttatCCGTCAACAGTAGACTGACTCCTCAGTTGCTTCCTATGGATAAACACCGTGATACTTACACGGAGAACATTGCGGTTGAGATCTGCTCAAAGTTCAACGGGAAGGTTGACTCAATCTACCAGGAGCAGCATCTAGTGTGTGATGTGCCATTTAACAGCAGCTTAGATCTGAAACTGGAGAACCCAATTGTGCTGTTTCCAGACATTGCTTATCTAATACGACTAAAGTGGGGACCGGGTAGTCTTGGTTACGAGTACCCCCGAAACATTTTATCTTCGTACGGTAAAAGCAAGCAGTTTAGAGTTAACTTCAGTGAGAATATCTACGTAGAAACAGAAggtagtattttacatggaATCGTTTGTGATTTGTATAAGTAA
- the LOC134224916 gene encoding uncharacterized protein LOC134224916 — protein MSHHRILTKLHLIAIFLSVITKYEPAEKKSSLQLLTQQCRYDTEVLCPGCFSASINCDFFENFLTLDGNELLEGIMHCINQHGVRYGTLNDNKQRVVIRNLNKDGAVRALSDEICDEIGTSGTEECRLKNEEPYLRALRRRVLDENLVEGAVICPSDEEVLRRLLLEIDGHELSKMLLLKVNVQPLLLKMLHERGFPVPKLVFQGGFTVVETYEGQSLVNFYDNSLNVRLMIANELIKASLKFTNGYNGFRFYLTDMSLDNIVVRILSSKEVKLSFVDLNNVIILDSHNRRLNPHAHTHSRIDCDGCFAYVQNDICSYEKSDINLYAVCQLLLEDLNGDSSRGFLHNLDDNPNLVTIQSLLQNCVYCSPPHCENRQAILQRIQTIIRDVVYNV, from the exons ATGTCACATCACCGGATACTTACCAAACTGCATCTCATTGCCATATTCTTGAGTGTCATTACGAAATATGAGccagcagaaaaaaaatcatcccttCAATTACTCACACAACAGTGCCGATATGACACCGAAGTTCTCTGTCCTGGATGCTTCTCCGCATCCATCAATTGTGATTTTTTCGAGAACTTCTTAACCCTTGATGGGAATGAATTGTTGGAAGGCATAATGCACTGCATTAATCAACATGGTGTCCGTTACGGCACCCTAAATGACAATAAGCAACGAGTTGTCATCAGGAATCTCAACAAGGACGGTGCTGTGCGAGCGTTGAGCGACGAAATATGCGATGAAATTGGCACCAGTGGGACAGAAGAGTGCCGATTGAAAAACGAGGAACCATATCTTCGAGCTCTTCGGCGACGCGTGCTGGATGAAAATCTTGTAGAAGGTGCCGTAATCTGTCCCTCTGATGAAGAAGTTTTAAGAAGGTTGTTGCTTGAGATTGATGGACATGAGTTGAGCAAAATGCTTCTTCTAAAAGTGAATGTTCAACCACTGCTTTTAAAG ATGTTACATGAACGGGGTTTTCCAGTCCCAAAGCTTGTATTCCAAGGTGGATTTACTGTTGTGGAAACCTATGAAGGGCAATCACTGGTCAACTTTTACGATAACTCGTTGAATGTGAGACTAATGATAGCAAATGAATTGATtaaggctagtttaaaattcaCCAACGGATACAATGGCTTTAG ATTCTATCTAACAGACATGAGTTTAGACAACATCGTTGTACGAATTCTTTCCTCCAAAGAAGTGAAACTTTCTTTTGTAGATCTAAATAATGTGATAATACTCGATAGTCATAATAGAAGACTGAATCCACACGCACATACGCATTCTCGAATAGATTGCGATGGTTGTTTTGCCTATGTACAGAACGATATTTGTTCCTACGAAAAAAGTGATATAAATTTGTATGCCGTTTGTCAG ttactcctggaggatctcaaCGGAGATAGCAGTAGAGGATTTCTTCATAACCTAGATGATAATCCCAATTTGGTTACAATTCAATCTCTTTTGCAAAATTGTGTT